Within Eggerthella timonensis, the genomic segment CCGACTTGGACATGAGCGCCTGGCCCTCGGCGTACCCATCGGCGAAGGCGGCGTCGGAGTTCGGAACGGGCACGAGACCCTCGGAAGCCGCATCGGTGAACTGGAACTCGTCGATGCTCGCCGCCACCAGCACGTCGCCCTGCACGAGCGAGACGGCCTCGGCGAACGCCTTGTCGCCGTGCGCGGCCGCGACGGCGCGGCCCAACTTGAGGTCGGAGCCGTCGCCGGTGTATTCGCCCGTCGTGACGATGTCGCTGCTCTGGGCCACCTCGGACACGAGCTTGAGGTAGTTGGGCGTGTCGACGAGCGTGGCGCCCGACACGGCGTCGAGGCTCGTCTTCGTGAGATCGGAGGGCTTCTTTCCCACGCAGTAGTCCTCGATGGCTTTCATCGACGTGAGCCACGGCGTAGTGGCCTGCGCCTTTTCTTTCATCATGGCCGAATACGTATCGTTGTTCTGCGTCTTCGACATAAGGGCCTGACCCTCGGCGTAGCCCGCCGCGAATCCGGCATCGGAGTTGGGCACGGGCGTGATGCCTGCCGAATCGGCAGCCATGAACTGGTAATCGTCCAAGCTGGCGGCGAGGATGGTTCCGTCTTCCGCCGTGGCGACGACCGCGCTCGTGAAGCACTTGTCGCCGTGCGCAGCGCCGTAGCCGCGATGGAGCGTGACCGTCTTGGGGGCGTCGGTCGCGTCGGCCGCTGCCGGCACGCCGTCGGTTTTCGCCGCGGCGTTTCCGCCTGCGCACGAGCTGAGCACGCCGGCCCCTGCCGCGCCGAGCGCAACTACGATGCTACCCTTGAAGAAATCACGACGAGTGACTTGCAGTTCCATAAGATCCTCCCTTTGGTATCCCTGAACAACGGGGCCACCATACGGCCCCTCGCGAGCC encodes:
- a CDS encoding TAT pathway signal sequence, producing the protein MELQVTRRDFFKGSIVVALGAAGAGVLSSCAGGNAAAKTDGVPAAADATDAPKTVTLHRGYGAAHGDKCFTSAVVATAEDGTILAASLDDYQFMAADSAGITPVPNSDAGFAAGYAEGQALMSKTQNNDTYSAMMKEKAQATTPWLTSMKAIEDYCVGKKPSDLTKTSLDAVSGATLVDTPNYLKLVSEVAQSSDIVTTGEYTGDGSDLKLGRAVAAAHGDKAFAEAVSLVQGDVLVAASIDEFQFTDAASEGLVPVPNSDAAFADGYAEGQALMSKSVNSDMYSAHMKEKAQATTPWIDSMQAIEAFIAGQKISDVKVKGPDAVSGATLVDTAGYVEAAVSAAKAA